A stretch of Argiope bruennichi chromosome 10, qqArgBrue1.1, whole genome shotgun sequence DNA encodes these proteins:
- the LOC129987641 gene encoding uncharacterized protein LOC129987641, translated as MAPPKKGPFSGRHFVPVSSNVDNHFDKYFVLKRISEKNETFESVSPFLVQKAIAATVGDVTSIRKMRSGDLLVEVNSRKQAHQIQKLKALSTVPVSVSPHHSLNISKGVITCGEIFNLPVDLITAEMKSQGVTHVQRITIRRDGNVLETKHHILTFKSPKLPEFVYAGYIKLPVRPYIPNPLRCFNCQRYGHSKANCRGTLTCARCAAKDHDSQQCSAPEKCVNCGGSHASYSRLCERWQLEKKIITLKIKENISYPEARRKLSPQTPTPGLSYASALQKSFCVNCLCPNCTKTTNRSKITKKTSDSDTEQSVNSTSDTGIPTKPISKNKLQKSLKLKLAKRGQTQKELSAKLKKSSSKNSVALGLAARGKAHKDLTSVFGGILNTPDLKLHPSEDENEFEMSCDVSATPFVAPNNSFKHIS; from the coding sequence ATGGCTCCTCCCAAGaagggtccctttagtgggcgtcaTTTTGTACCTGTATCTTCAAACGTAGataatcattttgataaatactTTGTCTTGAAACGTATTTCCGAAAAAAACGAAACATTTGAAAGCGTGTCGCCATTTTTGGTGCAGAAAGCGATCGCAGCAACAGTCGGTGATGTAACATCTATTCGCaaaatgcgttctggtgacttgctggtAGAGGTTAATTCTCGTAAGCAAGCTcaccaaattcaaaaattaaaagccttGTCAACAGTTCCTGTCAGTGTCAGCCCCCATCACTCATTAAATATATCGAAGGGTGTTATCACTTGTGGGGAAATATTTAATCTCCCTGTAGATTTAATTACAGCTGAAATGAAATCCCAAGGTGTCACACATGTACAACGCATTACTATCCGACGAGATGGTAATGTTCTAGAAACCAAACATCATATTCTGACTTTCAAATCACCAAAATTACCAGAATTTGTCTATGCAGGGTATATAAAATTGCCTGTAAGACCATACATTCCCAATCCTTTAAGATGTTTTAATTGTCAGCGTTATGGACACTCTAAAGcaaattgccgcgggacactcacttgtGCCCGTTGTGCTGCTAAAGACCACGATAGCCAGCAATGTTCGGCACccgaaaagtgcgtgaactgtggCGGCAGTCATGCGTCATACTCTAGATTATGCGAACGTTggcaacttgaaaagaaaataataactcttaaaatcaaagaaaacatttcGTATCCTGAAGCTAGGCGAAAACTTTCACCACAAACGCCTACTCCTGGTCTGAGCTATGCATCTGCTCTGCAAAAATCCTTTTGTGTAAATTGTTTGTGCCCAAATTGTACAAAAACTACCAATCgctcaaaaataactaaaaagacaTCCGATTCTGATACAGAACAATCTGTAAACAGCACATCTGACACTGGCATACCAACTAAacctatttcaaaaaataagttacaaaaatcACTGAAGCTAAAACTTGCAAAGCGTGGTCAAACGCAGAAAGAACTATCTGCGAAATTGAAAAAATCATCTTCTAAAAATTCTGTCGCATTAGGACTTGCAGCTCGGGGAAAAGCCCACAAGGATTTAACATCCGTATTTGGTGGCATATTAAATACTCCCGATCTGAAACTGCATCCTTCAGaggatgaaaatgaatttgaaatgagttgcgatgtttctGCAACTCCGTTTGTTGCTCCTAATAATTCTTTTAAGCAtatctcttaa